CATCTGAATAGCAACAAATCAATTAAGAGTTAGAAAATtcacacaaaaattacaaataatttgataaaatttgtacataaTTCACTCAAGCAAAAATGTTggcaaattaattttttaggtgGACTCCCACCAacatggaatttttttttactcaaatcagGTTTGATCGTATCTGAACTATACACCAATTACACGGCAAGTATATtgtacttgtcatataattggcTCAAGTTCGATCAAATTCgatttgagttagaatttttcCACGAACGTGCCGATTCCTGTCTAGCAATCCTCGCAAAATGACCCTTTTCTTGTAATCCCAGGAATCAAAATCACCATCATTTGAACTATTTGTCAATTTCATCAGTTCTTCATTGTAATAACGAGGGATGAGGTAAAACCAGGCAGCCATGCACACAACTGCACACGCCTTGCCCCAAATCAACATTACTATTAATGTCACTGTTGTGATCACTGCTCCAATCTTTGAGTCAAATTTGGCTGTTTTGCCCTTTCTGCCGCCGTCGACGACGGCCGTTGGTTTCTCTCTCGTCCGCCGTGGCTGTGGCGGAGGTACTGAGTCCGACGACTTTGTTGTGGTGTTGCTCTGACTTGTCTGGATTGTATTGTTGTTCTGGGAGTGTCTTGTTGAACCTGACTGGAGTGTGTTCCTTTTCTCAAGTATTTGGTCATCTATCTGAAGTCAAAAGAGACACTAATCCAAATTGGACCAATTCTTTGTACTTGGTGGATTAATTGCGAAAAGAAATAATGCCattaacaacacaaatttCTTACAAAATGGTGGAATTTTTTTGATAGTGTACGTTAGCAACAAATttagcaagaaaaatatttacttggtAATAAGCTCATCGctgattttaacaattattttttttattatttttgttagaaattttACTAACAGAAATATTTCTTAGTAAAATTTGGgggaaaattttcttttcttttcttttttttctttttggctaAGGCCAGATACAAAGTTTTgcaatactaatttttttaattataacaagaaaatattttattttttatgttaatttttctaattatcaataaattaccctcttttctaaatttctagctattaacataatttattgcAGTGCAAAAATATAACACGAGAGCCATCGTTCCCTAATTTACagaacaattaattataatttaatatgaaaatctAATCATAATCCATTTGCTAgactcaaaaaatattgactaCATAcaaatagattttattttattttttgagaaaaaacgatcaattatatcataaaatataattaattaaatagatcaTATTTCCTAAAATAGCCCCTCTTGATTGAGGACTCGAGTCCTTAAAACTAAAAgtctacaaaaaaaaaaaaaaccaaaaaaaaaaaaatcattttcgaCCTTGAATAAATACACAATTTTTTCCAAATCCTATATCAAGATTAATTCAAACTAATTGATAAGAACACCATCCGCACACAAATATTCAACATTACCTTATTAGCCATGATCACTTGATGGGGTGGAGTAGGCCTAAGCTGCCTACTCTTCTCCATCGCAACGTTTCCACTCGAACCAGTCACATAAGATGGCGACGTCACAGACGTTGTTGTACGGCTGATCGAAATAGTTCTGACCAAACCCGATTTTTTCCTCTTAACTTTGACCAATTTTTCAACATATTCACTCGCGGTATCCGTCTCCCATCGTTCTTGAGCACGCCCGAAACAAGCCGTGAGAAAGGAGCACCAGCTGCGGCGTTTCTTGCATATGATCTCTCTGCTATGTTGAGCAGCAGCCATGGAGGTTGCAGGCATGAAGGGCTGAACAACACATCACTTTGAGATATAAATGGAGAGGAAATTGGCTTAGACTAGAATTGGCGTACATgtacattaataaatatatatgtatgtagacTACAACTGTACAAGTAGTAgttgtatttatttcttaatttgtgGGTGGAATTTTCGGCTGCTGATTATTATTAggcaaaattgtattttttgtcctgcaATTATAGGTtattagcacttttggtcttgcaattttttctatttagtCCAGAACATCTAATATTTGcaaatttagttttgtattgacaattttggtcccctTCACATTGGAGAtctcatttttatcttgtaaCTACATGTCGGTagcattaaaattatcaacacataactaaatttgtcaaaaaatgactaaatgtCAGATGTTCATAACTAAGTTCTTcaaaaaaggactaaatttataaatgaaatgaGTTATAGGATCGGAAGTGCTAACAACATATAGATATAGgacagaaaatataattttatcttactattattattattgttattttaggtaaattacatcgagTAACACTAAGGTTtgatacaattacaaatatttttttattatttgagaaattatatattaataaccCATCTGATACGTGATATAATCATGTTACCTTAAacgataaaaatgaaaatatcaatataaaatttcgataaaattttatcaaaaattaataaatgaatcgATCGATGAATGTTATTATCAAAgagtattaattatattttaaataataaaaaaataattataatttta
The window above is part of the Sesamum indicum cultivar Zhongzhi No. 13 linkage group LG2, S_indicum_v1.0, whole genome shotgun sequence genome. Proteins encoded here:
- the LOC105156302 gene encoding uncharacterized protein LOC105156302, which gives rise to MPATSMAAAQHSREIICKKRRSWCSFLTACFGRAQERWETDTASEYVEKLVKVKRKKSGLVRTISISRTTTSVTSPSYVTGSSGNVAMEKSRQLRPTPPHQVIMANKIDDQILEKRNTLQSGSTRHSQNNNTIQTSQSNTTTKSSDSVPPPQPRRTREKPTAVVDGGRKGKTAKFDSKIGAVITTVTLIVMLIWGKACAVVCMAAWFYLIPRYYNEELMKLTNSSNDGDFDSWDYKKRVILRGLLDRNRHVRGKILTQIEFDRT